In Thermodesulfobacteriota bacterium, the genomic stretch CGCAGGTCTCCTCCTTCGCGCCCGCCCCCCACTTCACGGGCCGCATCGCCTGAATATGCGGCGCTCTCGTCAGGACTCACGTCTTCTGCTGCCCCGGCTTGAGCGCCGGGTCCGGTGTCTTCGGCAATGCCGTCATTTTCAGTGACGGCTGCGCGCTCCGGGTAAGCTGGTTTTACATACGTGGGCCCGCCCTTCAAGGAGAAAAAGAGGAACGCAAGAGCGGAAATGGCGAGCAATAAGGCTACAAGGAGAAGGACCGCGCCCCCCTTGTCGTTCCATCGGGGGGCCGCTCCGTAATGAAGCCGGGTTTTTGCGGGTGTCTTCACGGCCAGGCGGGCCTAAAGGCGCTTTCTCATCTTTACGGCGCCGAGGATAATATTGGCTATCGTGGACATGAAGTATATCTCGTCGTCCGTGAACTCGCGCGTTACGACCGTCTGAGCGTTAAGGACGCCGAAGGGCTTCTCACCCAGGAATATCGGGTACGAGTACATGGTCTTTATGCGGTACTGCTCTTCCTTGGTCTCGGGGAAGTACCTGTATCTCTCATCCTTCGAGACGTCGTCTATGAGGAGCGGCCTCCTTGCCTCGACCGCCGAGCCAGTTATGCCCTCGCCGATCTTAAGTCGCGCCTTGCCCACGGCCTCCTGCGCAAGGCCGTACGTGGCCCGGAGCACAAGGTGCTCGCCGTCCCAGAGATAAATCGAGCAAATATCGACCCCGAGCCTCCGGGCCGTCTTCTCCGCTACCCTTTTAAGGACGTCCTCGAGGTTATAGTCCGAGGAGGCGAGCATGCTTATCTCCTCGAGCGTTATTATCTCCTTCTGCTCGCGGTCGGCCTGCTGCTGGAGAAGGAACCTCCCGGTGTCGTCAAAGGTAAGCGGCAGCAGGCTCTCCTTGGAGAAATGGGGGTTTATGGCCTTTGAGGCGGCCGGGGCGGTCCTGTACTCCGAAAAACCGCAGCTGCAGGAGAACTTCATCCTGTAATCGTCGACACGGAGCGGCTTCATCTTCTTACCGCATTTCCTGCACCTTAAAATCGACTCCATATGTGCTCCTTCCCGGTCCTCGCTTGCGAATTCGCGTCGTGCCGCTTTGGGCCAGTCCGTCCCGAAAACGTGTTAACGGCCCCTCGGCAGTGGTTTAGTATAGCCGAACCTGCGCCTTTTTGCATTACCAATGTCCGCGAGCGCCGCGGGGTAGTTGTCTCAGGCAGCCTTTTCAGGCGCCCCTTTCTTCTGACGGTCGCCCGGCGGAAGCTCAAGCATTATGACCTCGCCCTGGGACCCGAGGGCCGGAAGCTCACTTCCGTTATAGGTAAGGGTAACCCCGCCGGCGTTCCCTACCACGACGGAGAAGCCCTCGGCGCCTGTCCATGTAAACCTTTCCCCCTCGCGGAGAAGGACCTCTTTAGGCTCGCCCCCGTCTATCCCTATCTTTATCCAGACCATTTCGCTCGCCCTGGCGGTAAGCGTATGAATGGACTTCGGGGCAGCCTCTGCGTTTACCGAAGCCGCCTGCTCCCGGGCGTCTTTCTCGACCGCTTTCTCAGGCCTGGCCTTTGCGGGAGAAGGTGCGACTACCGCTCTGGGGGTAGCTTCAGGCGCGGTCTTTTCTGGAGGGCCGGCAGGGCTTACGGGTATGGCAGAAGGCTCAGGAATGTCAGGGCTCAAGGACGGCGGGGCATCGGCGTCTTCGACCGCCGTTATTCCGCTCGCATCTTCTACTTCGACCTCGACAGGCGCGTCCTTTTTGAGGGATACCGCGTAGGCCGCGGCTATTATGAGGACAGCTGCAGCGACGAAGGCGTACGTCCTTAGTTTCTTAGGCAGCCTTACGGGAGTAGACTGCGCGTTCTTTTTCGCCCTTGAAGGCCCTGATACGGCCTTTCTTTCGTCGGATAAGGCCTCGGCCTCCCTTTCCTTCAGATAGACCTCATATCTCAGGACCGCGTCATTTTCGTCAAGGCCCAGGACCTTGCAGTACGACCTGATGAAGCCCTTTACAAAGGCCTTGTGCGGAAGCCCCTCAAGGCTATCTGCCTCTATGGCCTCGAGGAACTTCATCGGCACCCGCGTGGCCTCGTATATCTTGGCGAGGGACACCCCCCGCAGCTCCCTTTCTCTCCTAAGGTATTCGCCTGGACTCTCCATTTTACCCCCTGAGGATGCGGAAAGGCGTCTCCGGCTCTTCCGCCGCGCCCCGGCCGAGGCAAGAAAGGTCGAGGCTCAGAGGACCGCCCTTGCACTTCAGGCGGTCCCGTATGTTTTCAATGCCCGGTCTCTATAAGTTGAAAAAGTCCCTCCTGGACTTTTTCAACCACGGCTTGGCCGGAATGAATCCGTCCAAGCCTTACAAATTGCTCGACTTGGATAGTCTTCGCAATCTGGCAATCCATCCGTGGATTGCCGAGCAGGGTGTTTTTCAACACCTGCTCGGCCCTGTTAAAATTCGAGCCATTGGGCCAGGCGGCCTAATGGCTTCGGCTTGAAAGGAAAAAAAGTTTCCGCATGCCTATTTGATGAGGTTGATGTACTCTCTTGCCGACTGGGCCTTGTCGCTCTCCGGCGCAAGCTCTATTACCCTGTCGAACGCCTTTACGGCCCCGGCCTTGTCCTTGTATTTCGCGAGCGCCATGCCGAGGTTGAAATGGGCGTCCAGGAAGTTCGGGGCAGCGTTCACAGCCGCCCTGTACGCTTCGACCGCTTCCTTGAGCCTTTCGGCCTTTTCATAGGCAAGGCCCATGTTATAGTGGGCGAGAGCGAAACCGGGGTTTGCCTGGAGCGCCTTGGAGAAATACTCGACCGCGCCCCTGTAGTCCCTCTTGTTGTAGTAGGCCCAGCCCATGTTGTTATAGGCGAACTCCGGGCTCTTATAGAAGATGTTCTCAGCGGCCTTGCCGGCAGCGGCTATGGCCCTGTCCCATTCCCCTTCCTCGAGGTATAGGGCGGACTTGTTCAGGTGGGCGTCTGAAAGAGCGGGGTCGAGCGAGATGGCCTTGTCAAAGGCCTTATGCGCCTCTTTGCCCATGCCCCTTACGAAATAGGCGTAGCCGAGGGCGTTCCGATAATGGGCGTTGTCAGGCTGGAGATCTACCGCCTTGGTAAGCTCCTTCAGCGCGTCGGCGATGTTCCTTTCCATAAGGTGGACCTCGCCGAGCCTGTAATGTATATCGGCCTGCGCCTTCTTTTTGGCGAGCGAGGCCCCGCACGCGGAGAGGGCCGCAGACAAAAGGACCAGGAGAACTATACTTGAAAGCCTTCCGTTCATTTATCCACCGTGCCGGCCACCGCGCCGGTTAAAGTTCGTAAGTGCTTGAAAATAATATCATATGCCTTCAAAATGGGTCAACACCTTAAATTGCGCGAACCTCTCGTTTATTTCCGGCAGGGTCAGCTTTTCAAGCCTCTCCAGGCTAAAGGCCTCGACATTGAACGAGGCCATGACAGAGCCGAATATTATGGCCCGCCTGATGTTCTTCTCGCTTATGTCGCCGGTATTGGCAAGATAGCCCATGAGGCCGCCGGCAAAGGTGTCGCCA encodes the following:
- a CDS encoding GAF domain-containing protein, whose translation is MESILRCRKCGKKMKPLRVDDYRMKFSCSCGFSEYRTAPAASKAINPHFSKESLLPLTFDDTGRFLLQQQADREQKEIITLEEISMLASSDYNLEDVLKRVAEKTARRLGVDICSIYLWDGEHLVLRATYGLAQEAVGKARLKIGEGITGSAVEARRPLLIDDVSKDERYRYFPETKEEQYRIKTMYSYPIFLGEKPFGVLNAQTVVTREFTDDEIYFMSTIANIILGAVKMRKRL
- a CDS encoding DUF4115 domain-containing protein; translation: MESPGEYLRRERELRGVSLAKIYEATRVPMKFLEAIEADSLEGLPHKAFVKGFIRSYCKVLGLDENDAVLRYEVYLKEREAEALSDERKAVSGPSRAKKNAQSTPVRLPKKLRTYAFVAAAVLIIAAAYAVSLKKDAPVEVEVEDASGITAVEDADAPPSLSPDIPEPSAIPVSPAGPPEKTAPEATPRAVVAPSPAKARPEKAVEKDAREQAASVNAEAAPKSIHTLTARASEMVWIKIGIDGGEPKEVLLREGERFTWTGAEGFSVVVGNAGGVTLTYNGSELPALGSQGEVIMLELPPGDRQKKGAPEKAA
- a CDS encoding tetratricopeptide repeat protein — encoded protein: MNGRLSSIVLLVLLSAALSACGASLAKKKAQADIHYRLGEVHLMERNIADALKELTKAVDLQPDNAHYRNALGYAYFVRGMGKEAHKAFDKAISLDPALSDAHLNKSALYLEEGEWDRAIAAAGKAAENIFYKSPEFAYNNMGWAYYNKRDYRGAVEYFSKALQANPGFALAHYNMGLAYEKAERLKEAVEAYRAAVNAAPNFLDAHFNLGMALAKYKDKAGAVKAFDRVIELAPESDKAQSAREYINLIK